The Bacteroidia bacterium genomic interval TATTTGTCGGAGAGTCACAAAACAATGATACCCTGGAAAAATATGATGCCTACTTTCATCGAGTCTTTGATACGGGAAATTCATGGTTCGACAACTTCTATGTAGATACGGTTAGAAATACCAGTGAAGAGTATATCTACACCAGTGATTTTACCTCAGTCATCCAGGCAAGCAACGGAAAGTATGTGATGCTGGGTACGTCCTCACGCTATAATATGGACGATCAAAGTAGTACTACAAGTGTTTTCTTAGGGCAAACAAAAGGAATCGAGTTTACTAATGACTTTGAGGCTTCTCTTTATGGCCGCCCATCGGGAGTGGATCAAGGCAAACAAATCATCGAGACGGCTGATAAATCCAGTTATGTTTTAATGGGTATAACCCGCTTACCGGGAGAAAGCGACGACGATCTCTACCTGATCAAGGTGGATACTAGCAGGCAGCTAATATGGGAGCAAATTTTTTCAAATGTGAATGATGTTGAGCCTAATTCTATTGTTGAGACTGACGATGGAGGATTTATTATTGTTGGCACTAAAAATCCATATGCTACCGATAGTGACATTGCAGTCTTGAAATTGGACCCTGCAGGAAACCTCAGCTGGGAGAAAACCTTTGGGGGGACGGGAAAAGAATCCGGGGCTAAAGTTATCGAGACCGAAAATGGGGATTTGGTAATCGTCGGTGAAACAACGAGTCTGGGCGCAGGAGTTTCGGACCTCTACCTGTTAAGACTTGATAAGATGGGGGATTTGATCTGGGAAAGAACTTTTGGCAGTGTGTTTTATGAATGGGGAATCGATGTAATTCAGGCAAATGATGGTGGCTTTCTTCTTCTCGGAGGAAAAAGCGAGCAATTCTTCAATAGCTTCCGAAGCGACATCCTATTCATCAAAACAGACGATCAGGGCAATGTCAATTAGGCAAATGATGATTAATAATTATCTACATAAAATTCTTTGGAATTCCAGCCTGCTTCTGGCCTTGCTGATCGGAGGTGCGAGTCTTTCATTAGGGCAAGCCTTGCAGTCCAGCAAGCAGGAATTGGAAGGCCTGACCTTTTACCAGGATTTGAAAAATCCTCAGCTGTACTATTATGCACCGGGCAAACTGCGACTTGCCAAAGAATCCGATGGAGCTCCCAAATTGCAGATCGTTTTTACCCGCTATACAGGGACACGTTGCGGGGGAGATCAGGGCGAAAAGCAGTTTCTCAACCTGGTACAACTTACGGCGGTCATGGAAAAAGCCCAGGCCCGTCAATTAAGAGCTGCCAAGCTGGCTTTAGGGGAAGACGTAACGATCCGTCCTTTATCCATCCAGAATGTAGAAGCTTATCTGGTTGTACCGGTGGGAGATAGTTTTCGCAGATTGGGAGGCGTTGGGAGTTCAGAAGCAAATAGCGAAGGCGGAAGTAGCAGCAAAAGGAGCTATTGGACGGAACGCACCTTTACCCTGCGCCTATCCAATGAAGAAGCTCAGCTGCTCCAAAATTTACTGAAGGAAGATAAACTCGCCTTGAGCATCAACTATTCCTTCTATGCCGATCTGGTTCAGGATGTTCAGCGTTCCCTGGATATCTCGGGCAATAGCGATCGGGATTTGAATAAGCTGGAGGAGAAACTGGAAAAAGTGATTAAACAGGATTCCATTCCTGTTTTGCAGAGCATAGCCGGAGGAGCCTTTGCAGTAAGTCTCGATTTCGCCAGCTATCCGGAAAAGCTGAAAAAAATAGACATAAATGAAGCCGGGATTCCTACCGATTACCCCGCCATGGAACTCCGTTGCTACGATTTTGCCAATGAGCTAAGACCCGATTTGAACATGAAAGAGATTCAAATCAAAGCCCTGGGAATAGGAGGGAGGCGTTGGATCGAATTGGACCCCATTACGTTCTCCCGCTTTCAACCGGATCTAAATGTGCAGCAGGTCAAGTTTTCTCAGGCGGTGAACATGGGAACTGATTTCCGCTACCAGGTGATTGAGCATCCCAAAGCAGGAGATGTAAAACGTACGGGTTGGAAGAGTATGCCCTTCTGCAGCAGCCTCCTGGATGTAAGTACAGATTTGGAAGCTTCAGGTCTCCGAAAGCGATCCCTGGAGATCGAAGTACCTGTCGAGCAATTCGCAGAAAAAAGCCTGGCTGCCATGACCCTGGTACTCGACTACCAACTGGATGGAAAGCCTATGCAACAATTCCAGGTCTTTGAAGCGAATTCTGTCAGAGTTTTTCGTCAGCTAAGTCTGATTCACGATCGGGACACGGATTTGAATATCCAAACGGTTTGGCATTACAGCGAAACCTCAGCAGATCTGAGTCCTGCAGCATCCGTGGATGAGGAAGATTACATCTTTTGCAAACTACCCGAATAAGCCCATGAATATGAAAGCCTTATTACCCATACTAATCCTAAGCTTTTTTCTTTTGGAAAGCGCCCACGGCCAAATCCGAAAGAAGAACGCCAGTAGCCAAACCCTGGTAGTAAAGACCCCCAAAAAGAAAAAGGAGGCCAATATTCAGGAAACCAAAATCATTTGGATTTCCCCGGACAGAAAAACGAAACTGAGCGAAACCGTCCAGATCAAGGCCCGCATAGAGTCTAAGGAAAAAGTGTTTCAGGATCAGGTGAGTGTCTTGCTCAACAATGAAAAGCAGGGAGCCAAAGGAGAGGTCGTCGGATTTAAAGCCGTTGCGAGTGATAAACAGGAACTCAACTTTGAAACCGAAGTAGTCTTAAAGGAAGGCGTGAATAAGCTGGAGATTGTCATGAAGGCAAAAGATGGGCAAGTGTATAAATCCTACCCCAAGGTATTGATCAGGGACGGCGAAGATATCTCCGAACTTACGCCCGATGCCAATGACGGAAGTAAGGGAATCTTCTGGGAAAAACCTTTGTGGACCAGCAGTGCATTAGTGGTGGATGAACGCCAATTCCAATTGCAGGTGCTGATCAATTCTCCGGTAGCCCTCAAGAAAACCGATGTCTACATCCTACGTCA includes:
- a CDS encoding PKD domain-containing protein, which codes for MKNTNISFSLLLLIFLMGACKLDNLHEAEEMLPAPSCDNLVADFNINNNSCSWPCSINFENRSVNGVNYLWEFGDGNMATLSDPEHAYAKPGTYNVKLTVSDENGCEKIIRKDAVIGFQTFEKVLGEESTREIGTQLLALANGGYAIIGSKNDNGGMGLQAAILRLDVDGNQLWEQTYGGFADDRAFAGIETPDEGFVFVGESQNNDTLEKYDAYFHRVFDTGNSWFDNFYVDTVRNTSEEYIYTSDFTSVIQASNGKYVMLGTSSRYNMDDQSSTTSVFLGQTKGIEFTNDFEASLYGRPSGVDQGKQIIETADKSSYVLMGITRLPGESDDDLYLIKVDTSRQLIWEQIFSNVNDVEPNSIVETDDGGFIIVGTKNPYATDSDIAVLKLDPAGNLSWEKTFGGTGKESGAKVIETENGDLVIVGETTSLGAGVSDLYLLRLDKMGDLIWERTFGSVFYEWGIDVIQANDGGFLLLGGKSEQFFNSFRSDILFIKTDDQGNVN